The Bacteriovorax sp. Seq25_V genome has a window encoding:
- a CDS encoding VWA domain-containing protein has product MGFERFWFLIGSGLLIGIYLFYRTRLYRGFFARVKDYWFFKPTLSKKLSIVLYIIAFCILAIGLGDLRGKEEIIEGNIPTQKTLVLIDTSASMLVEDIRPNRIKKAVLLARHFIRNSYGHQVSLGVFSDIFKQIVPFTDDIEILEARLQTVNDAQPEGGSNIKFALREAIQYFQSKSGYVKGNILLITDGEEHESIDLNIPSEISLAVIGIGSENGGKIPLRRDSGQFIRYKKNNNIEVISKISKTFFENLAKTGEHIKVWYAQSYSMPTNEVLAFFAKIHEESFTKGSMRQRPVMGIPIIITFVALYCLYVIFSRFKTFSTACIIFIVLSGANVKAQDDDGREIPPEVQQKMSTLLDKFKEGAISKNEKLELAELFSSIDDNTKANSLYRGAMKDLDEEKVEDVFNFGTSLLKEKKFSDGIELYKYLDKEREIPDEMREIVRKNIQLAMQSQKNDSNQSQDSKDKKDQKDQGKDKKKDNKKDKQNKNSKGQNSGNNQSQDQKDDGDDKNNKPKDREENKEKEEEKDKEKEKQDKDGKDGKDDKESEKKKKPDSWEQVQKDAELKKKKESVKGVLKQIMNDDGNLQKKFINSKTNQNSREAKDW; this is encoded by the coding sequence ATGGGTTTTGAAAGATTTTGGTTTCTCATCGGGTCTGGATTACTTATTGGAATATATTTATTCTATAGAACTAGACTGTATCGAGGCTTCTTTGCTCGAGTAAAAGACTATTGGTTTTTTAAGCCTACATTAAGTAAAAAGTTATCGATTGTATTATATATTATTGCATTTTGTATTCTTGCTATTGGTTTGGGTGACCTAAGGGGAAAAGAGGAAATAATAGAAGGTAATATACCTACGCAAAAAACACTCGTTTTAATTGATACTTCCGCAAGTATGTTAGTTGAGGATATTAGACCGAATAGGATTAAAAAGGCTGTTCTTTTAGCGAGACATTTTATTAGAAATTCGTATGGGCATCAGGTCTCTCTGGGCGTATTTTCAGATATATTTAAACAGATTGTTCCGTTCACTGATGATATAGAAATTCTGGAGGCGCGACTACAAACTGTGAATGATGCTCAACCTGAAGGCGGGTCAAATATAAAATTTGCACTGCGTGAAGCCATCCAATATTTCCAATCTAAGAGTGGTTATGTGAAGGGTAATATTTTACTGATAACTGATGGCGAGGAACATGAATCAATTGATCTTAATATACCGTCTGAAATATCACTCGCCGTTATAGGGATAGGAAGTGAGAATGGTGGAAAGATTCCATTGAGAAGAGATAGTGGTCAATTTATTAGATATAAGAAGAACAATAACATTGAAGTAATATCTAAAATATCAAAAACTTTCTTTGAAAATCTTGCTAAAACAGGCGAGCATATTAAAGTCTGGTATGCACAGTCTTATAGCATGCCTACAAATGAAGTCTTGGCTTTTTTTGCCAAAATCCATGAGGAGTCCTTTACTAAAGGTAGTATGAGACAGCGACCAGTAATGGGAATTCCAATTATAATTACGTTTGTTGCGCTCTATTGTTTATATGTGATTTTCTCTCGATTTAAAACATTCTCTACCGCATGTATTATTTTTATAGTACTTAGCGGGGCAAATGTTAAGGCGCAGGATGATGATGGAAGGGAAATACCACCAGAGGTTCAACAGAAAATGAGCACTTTGCTGGATAAGTTCAAAGAAGGTGCAATATCCAAAAATGAAAAGTTAGAGCTAGCCGAGCTTTTCAGTTCAATAGATGACAATACCAAAGCAAATAGCCTCTATCGTGGAGCGATGAAGGATCTTGATGAGGAAAAAGTTGAAGATGTTTTTAATTTTGGAACATCATTACTGAAAGAAAAAAAGTTTTCTGATGGTATCGAGCTATATAAGTATCTTGATAAAGAGCGTGAAATACCAGATGAGATGAGGGAGATTGTTCGTAAGAATATTCAATTAGCAATGCAAAGTCAGAAGAATGATTCTAATCAATCTCAAGATAGCAAAGACAAGAAAGATCAAAAAGATCAAGGCAAAGATAAAAAGAAAGATAATAAGAAAGATAAGCAAAATAAAAACAGCAAAGGTCAGAACTCAGGAAACAATCAAAGCCAAGATCAGAAAGATGATGGTGATGATAAAAATAATAAGCCAAAAGATAGAGAAGAAAATAAAGAAAAAGAAGAAGAGAAAGATAAAGAAAAAGAGAAGCAAGATAAAGACGGTAAGGATGGCAAAGATGACAAAGAGTCAGAAAAAAAGAAAAAGCCAGACTCCTGGGAACAGGTTCAAAAAGACGCTGAGTTAAAAAAGAAAAAAGAAAGTGTGAAAGGTGTTTTGAAACAAATTATGAATGATGATGGAAATCTTCAAAAGAAGTTTATAAATTCAAAGACAAATCAAAACTCGAGAGAGGCTAAGGATTGGTAA
- a CDS encoding BatD family protein, producing MKVLKYLMILLFSISVFSLDVDVQMTGKEVVLGDKFQMILKFEYSGDVEPFVSFEPVNAELVGDNTNSNSRVESRVFFAAGKAVQKKIYQLIYEFQPVKAGYVHIRDIKVDTGGEITKVRSQSLKVLTEAKDLGDFIVRAEVSKDKVFKNEGINLNYYLYFKNEITQPEIRKFPTLPKFIKRFELPKGGVERISLQGEIYKRVLLYKAKVFPEESGELKVDPIEVTFQYPELTRTRRDVFGMALMMGGGRYKSKTLRSKTLKIDVEPLPAENVPKNFTGLVGKHQFNLKVTKERILVNDVIEARLEVTGDGALEKFDPPKLIQDESFEEFDPKTEIVELGELSSKKVIDYTYLGKKSVNLTERSLKLSVFDPDKRAYVEEEIKIPALQVFGSGVSTPTISNVNNIENEQEQQSSAEKTDVEIVAPLFSVEKAKLFNYKWINITISSLILLVLFSMTNISHLLSYKADNIKISKKLSYKNIHEFLTLHGEGTGGLRDLVDSKNISPEAKKYLLELIDNAEKNEYKGKSIKLNFNRKYFVEYAKAQLDEKV from the coding sequence ATGAAAGTACTTAAATATTTGATGATACTACTATTTTCTATATCTGTGTTTTCACTGGATGTTGATGTTCAGATGACGGGGAAAGAGGTTGTTCTTGGTGATAAGTTTCAAATGATTTTAAAATTTGAATATAGTGGTGATGTCGAGCCATTTGTAAGCTTTGAGCCCGTTAACGCAGAGCTTGTTGGAGATAATACAAATTCTAATAGTAGGGTTGAGAGTAGAGTTTTCTTTGCCGCTGGAAAAGCTGTACAGAAAAAGATTTATCAATTGATATATGAATTTCAACCTGTAAAAGCAGGGTATGTCCACATTAGAGATATTAAAGTCGATACAGGTGGAGAAATTACGAAGGTTCGTAGTCAGTCGCTGAAAGTTCTTACTGAAGCAAAAGACCTCGGAGACTTTATTGTTCGCGCAGAAGTGTCAAAGGACAAAGTGTTTAAAAATGAAGGGATAAATCTCAATTACTATTTATATTTTAAAAATGAGATTACTCAGCCAGAGATTAGAAAATTTCCAACGCTCCCTAAATTTATCAAAAGATTTGAACTTCCAAAAGGTGGAGTTGAAAGAATTAGCTTACAGGGCGAAATATATAAGAGAGTACTCTTGTATAAGGCAAAAGTTTTTCCAGAGGAGTCTGGGGAGCTTAAAGTTGATCCGATAGAAGTTACTTTTCAATATCCTGAACTAACTAGGACACGACGTGATGTCTTTGGTATGGCACTTATGATGGGGGGAGGAAGATACAAATCAAAAACACTTCGTTCTAAAACACTAAAGATTGATGTTGAGCCCCTTCCAGCTGAAAATGTACCTAAGAATTTTACAGGCCTTGTTGGAAAACATCAATTTAATTTGAAAGTAACTAAAGAAAGGATTTTGGTGAATGATGTTATTGAAGCGAGGCTTGAAGTTACCGGTGATGGCGCACTAGAAAAGTTTGATCCACCGAAATTGATTCAAGATGAAAGTTTTGAAGAATTTGATCCAAAAACAGAGATCGTTGAGCTTGGCGAATTATCATCTAAAAAAGTAATCGATTATACTTATCTTGGTAAGAAGTCCGTAAATCTTACAGAGAGATCTTTGAAGTTAAGTGTGTTTGATCCTGATAAAAGAGCATACGTAGAAGAGGAAATTAAAATTCCGGCACTACAAGTTTTTGGCTCTGGAGTAAGTACGCCAACAATTTCAAATGTAAACAATATAGAAAATGAGCAAGAACAGCAATCATCTGCAGAAAAAACTGATGTGGAGATAGTTGCACCTCTATTTAGTGTCGAAAAGGCGAAGTTGTTCAATTATAAGTGGATTAATATTACAATTTCTTCATTGATTTTATTGGTTTTATTCTCAATGACAAACATTAGTCATCTCTTAAGCTATAAGGCCGATAATATTAAGATCTCTAAAAAGCTATCTTATAAGAATATACATGAGTTTCTGACTCTACATGGAGAAGGAACTGGTGGGTTGAGAGATCTTGTTGATAGTAAGAATATCAGCCCTGAGGCTAAAAAATATCTACTTGAACTCATTGATAATGCTGAGAAAAATGAATATAAAGGAAAAAGTATAAAATTGAATTTCAATAGAAAGTACTTTGTTGAGTACGCTAAGGCACAACTAGATGAAAAAGTATGA
- a CDS encoding bifunctional riboflavin kinase/FAD synthetase: MKKYDSLSEINEEFVLTIGNFDGVHRGHQRVLSEIKKYCANNDLKLCVMTFVPHPVQILSPRKNYLINTYKERCELLENIKVDFLVEVDFNRDISTMSPSDFMDKFILSSKKIKKFYVGHDFAFGANKSGDYKFIDTYSKSHGLEIELLPRFDVEKCNVSSSRVRESILEGNVEYANELLGRDFFLSGRVVKGAGRGKTIGIPTANLQFDDVRITPKVGVYISTVNIGKQTWNSITNIGINPTFDQGEAINIETHIFDFDNDIYGDVLKVNFKKRIRDEKKFNSVNELISQIRSDIAEAKEYLES, from the coding sequence ATGAAAAAGTATGATTCACTAAGTGAAATAAATGAAGAGTTTGTTTTAACGATTGGTAACTTTGATGGCGTCCATCGAGGGCATCAACGTGTTCTTAGTGAGATAAAAAAGTACTGTGCTAATAATGATCTCAAGTTATGTGTTATGACATTTGTTCCACATCCGGTTCAAATTCTTTCACCTCGAAAAAATTACCTTATTAACACATATAAAGAAAGATGTGAATTACTTGAAAATATAAAAGTAGATTTTCTCGTTGAGGTTGATTTTAATCGTGATATATCCACAATGTCGCCATCCGACTTTATGGATAAATTCATTTTGAGTTCAAAGAAAATAAAGAAATTTTACGTCGGACATGATTTTGCATTTGGTGCTAATAAGTCAGGAGACTACAAATTCATTGATACATATTCGAAAAGTCACGGATTAGAAATTGAGTTATTGCCAAGGTTTGATGTCGAAAAGTGTAATGTATCATCGAGTCGCGTGAGAGAAAGTATTCTAGAAGGAAATGTCGAGTACGCAAATGAACTTCTTGGAAGAGACTTCTTTCTAAGTGGAAGAGTTGTGAAAGGTGCTGGGAGAGGGAAAACAATTGGTATACCCACAGCTAATTTACAATTTGATGATGTGAGAATTACTCCGAAAGTTGGAGTTTACATTTCCACTGTTAATATTGGAAAACAAACTTGGAATTCTATTACAAATATTGGTATTAATCCGACATTTGATCAAGGGGAAGCAATTAATATCGAAACCCATATTTTTGACTTCGATAATGATATCTATGGAGACGTCTTAAAAGTTAATTTTAAAAAGCGTATTAGAGACGAGAAAAAATTTAACTCCGTTAATGAGTTAATTTCGCAAATTAGATCAGATATAGCTGAAGCTAAAGAATACTTAGAGTCATGA